Sequence from the Mugil cephalus isolate CIBA_MC_2020 chromosome 20, CIBA_Mcephalus_1.1, whole genome shotgun sequence genome:
AGAAGGTTGATACATACAGGTGGAACACTGAAGGTTCAATAAAGATAAACAGcagtgaaacaaacaacagataTCAACTTAATTCAGCTTATCAGCATCTATGGTTCATACATTCAGTTAATTAAGGGTATCATACGTGCAACTCAGCTGTCTCAggaagataaaaataaaccacactGAAGTAAAACTAATTTACATCGTACAATCATGTTAAATATGAGATCACTATCCTCATGTGATTACAcctggaagaggagaaaagcagCAGTTCATACAGGGTTGAAAGGTGTCCGCGCACCACAACAGCATCAGAGATAAAATGGAGTGAAGAAACAGCTTCACTTCAGAGCTGCATATTTGTAGTAAATGTTTTCAAATATGTCTTAGTTTTCCCCACTGCACCCTGATGAAACGGATGAGTGCTACGCATGATTAACAACATAAATAATCAATTCCACCATAGAAGCACTTTTCACCATAAACATGCAGCAGTTCGAGCCCTGGGTTACTGTGGAGAATCCACAGGAGtaaaatttcattcattttcttcctaGATTGTCTGACCGGAAACCACATTACAGTACTGACTACTGTACAAGTCACCTGTCTCCCACAATGTTTGCTGCATAGGTACACTATCAGGTACAGCAAGGGAATGATACCGTATGATGAGCACAGGTTGCGAAGGTCAAGAAGGCTTTACTAACCATGAGGTAATCTCCACTCTAAGGCATGTTTACAGTACAAGTAGCGTTGTCTTCTCGACAttttggctttttaacatgtgcaGACTGACAACATAACCAACCATGCATTTACTTCAGACATCACATACTTGCACTTTACTTTACAGATGGCTGCTTAAATAACCttaaaaaggttaaatattTGAAGCACAAAGTCATTCTCTTGGTCCTGAATGCTAGGTTAAGAGCTGGGAAAATGCTTTAAGCTCTGAGACTAAGTGTGAGAGCATCAGAAAGCATCCTTGATGTTCTTGAGCTGCCTAACAGCCAGGTCGACTGGGAGGTTGAACCTGAGGTGGCTGATGCGACCCAGGATGCGCAGGGCTCCCTCGAAGCCGGTCTGAGCCATGTAGCTCCAGGAATGGTAGTGTGGGTGAATCAGAGTGCCGGACTTACACAGCAGATTGAGCCACGACACCAGCCGCTGCTCGTTCAGTGCCATGCACACCAGAGCTTTGAACTCTGTGTCTGGTCCTCGCTTATAGCGTCCGTGCTCCTTCAGGACGGTGTGAATGGCCCACAGCAGGGACTGTTTAGGGGTGACGGTCACTGGGCCGCTGCCTACATGCAGACTGAAGGACTGTGAAAGCTGACGGGCTGGTGACTCCACAAAGGCCTTCCCATTTTTGGACTGGTAGTATTTTACAAAGAGTTCCCATGGGTGCATGGTTTGTGGGGTTGGTCTGTAAGGCAGAAGGCAGGAGATGGGCGCTAGGACCAGGCTCATTGTCTGAGAGGGTGAAAAGAGGCCGTGAGACAGCAAGTCTTTCAGAGCAATCGCCAGCTCCTTCCTCACAGACGTCGTCAGCTCGTCTCGCGCAGCGagggtggtgctggtggtgtaGTTGCTGGTGTAGCTGACAACGTGTTCGACAGAAGGATGCCTCCGAGAGCCCAACACTCGCACCTTCTCCACAGCTGCCTCCAGACGCTGCAGCAGGGGCCCATAGTCCTGTCCCGGCAAATCCTGAGCCCACATGCTCTGGGGGACGTGGCCAGATGCGCAGCCGAACTGGCTCGCAGCGAAAATCTGCAAAACAGCAAGTGCCTTCTGGATGAGGTGCAGGCCCGTGTCTCGCATCCTCTGGGCTTGTTCTGGGTCGACTGCAGTGACACAAATGGAACCAGAAGAAAATCAGGGTATTTTCAGCGCACAGTGTATGTGTTTTCAGGATGTGGTAATCTTGCCTGGTAATATATGTTGTAAAAGagcttagattttttttagtgacACGCTACGAAAAAAGgtaaaacataaaaaggaaTTATTGAAAGGaaaatctgaatatttttgGATGTGCACTTTTTTTCCTGACCAAAAGACATTTGGTAGTTTAATTACAACCAACATTTCATGTGAAGTTACAAACCTTTCTTCACTCCTGGACCTCTGGTGCTGGTCCCTGCTGCTTGCGGCTGCTCGCTGTGTCCATCTGACAGGAGAGGGTTCCCCACCTCATCTTTTGGAAGAAAAGTTACTCATTAAAAATGGAAGCAAAGTGACATTAACTGGATTTGCAACAGCTCAGAGGCCTGCATACCTTGAATGAAGCTGATGAACATTTCCAGGTCCCTGATCTGGGTTTTGAGCTGCTCTACCAGCTGCTCTTTGACTCTGGCTGGGTTTACTATCTGAGCGATGGCAGCGTCCACTCTCTGCCTCAGCTCCTCGGGGGACAAGTTCCCGATGTCCTCGTTCAGGTTGACGTCCAGCTTTTTGATCAGCTCGTCGATGATGACCTGGAAGACACACGGAACAACAAACCTCTTGTGGGTGAGTTCACAGTTTCTCAAAGGTTTAGATTTTACTAGCAGATTTTAAGTGAGAACATGTTGTCTGTTTATCTCTGAAATGCTGAAACATCAAACTAAGTGTCCGACCACCAGCTAACTGCTAACAGTGTCTCCCTGCAGTTTGGTGCTGAGCAGCTAGTGTACCAAGGCTTTTCAGAACTTTCCCTGTTGGAGAAAGTGATCTGCAAGCCAGCGATTAAACAGCTATAGTGACTATTAGATAGACTTAAAAAGCCACAGAAGATTACCCTGGACTTCCTTGAATACAACTTGCAGTTACACAAACAAGGAAGCATCTCTTAGTGATCGGCAGGCTAATATAAAGTCCTacagtgtgttcatgttgtcttgttgtgttcatgttgtcTTGTGTTCATGCTGTCTTGTTGTGTTCATAAGCCAACTCCTGTTGTACATGTGGCTgttctttgtgctttttaaagGGAAGGAGTTATAATAGAAGTAGAGAGAGAAACACCTGCTACCTGCTAACACTGTATAGCCCAAggctttacaaaaactgatgTTTGACTTGTGACACCTGGTGCGAAGCAGGTAAACATCACATTATGTGCTCAGTATGACAGACAACTGGGGACACTTGAGGCGTTACACAAGCTTGTAGGGTCTGTTATGGAAGCCACTCATATTATcatatttttgcatttccaCAGGCCCACCTTCTGTCTCTCCATGACGACAGACTGCGGCAGCGAGTCGTAGCTGCCCTCCTGATAGGCGAAGCGCTCGAGATCGTCCAGCTGCGTCTTCAGCTGGAAAATTaaatccttttgtttttccctctgaGCCTCCAGGCGCTCCCTCTTCTCCCGCTCACTCTGACAGGAGAAACAAGGTGATCTTAATTTCGACAGACAGCGAGGGCTGAGTCACTGACCAGTGCTTCGCTACCACCAATATCATACTCACCAGATCGCCCTGCACGTAAAGCATGTGACAAGAGAGAAATAGAGACAAAAGACCTTTAAGTGGTAGAGCACATGTTAAGCAATGACGTCATGTTCCGTGCAGCTAATGAAAAGATAAGTCTAAATGAGTTAACAGAGGCAGGGACACACCAGGTTACTTCAACATCACTGTGTACACAGGAGCCTTCATTAAACAGATAGTGATCTGCTGGAGGCTTTTTCACTGAGCCTGTGCAGCTGAGAATCTGAAAGCCTCATTTTCCAACCAGAGATAAGACATCTCTGGGAACAAAGCCCACAGGTGGGTGTAGCAGCTCTCCGTGTGACGCAACTTGCTCACTCAGAAAGCTCACAGCTGCGAGTGTCGGAGCATTTGTACACGTACGTCAGTCCATCCATGCACAGATGAGAGTTAAATGGCAGATTATCTTTCTGTATCTCAAATGATACATGGTTGGTGTTTTCGGTGCACATGCTTACTTTTCTCACAATGCAAGTGTGCAAACACTCGACATGCTGCAAATCCACATCAAGCCAAGATTATTCACCAGTAAACTGTTTAAACTCTAAAAAGTGTTACCTGAAAGATCacttaaaaatcaaaaacactaaatccTCTCAAATAATTGGGTGAAAGTAAATTATCCAACCAATCTGAAACATATAGTTGTGGTCATGAATGGAAactgagatgtgtgtgtgtgtgtgtgtgtgtgatcacgCTTGTTATAATTAGTGGTACAGATCGTGACCAGAAGCCTCACCGAGTTCTCCATCTGTACGGCATCCTGAGCCCTGCAGCCCACCACATGAGGACAGCCCCTGAAGGCGAACTCCTCCAGGTCGGCAAgcatcctctccttctcctcgcTCTGGGCGTGAACTATCTGCTTGAGTCGGAACTGAACCTGAGCGAAGTGGGAGGTGAGGGCGAGGAGCGAAGAGTTCAGCAAGTCCTGCTCCTCTTCAAGTTTCCTGAGCCTGGCGGCCATTTCATCCTCCGTGGACGGCGACGAGTCTCTATGCCTCTGCTTACCCGCGCTGCCGCTCTCATCTTCAGGGTTGGCCACAGCGCCCACCGGTGCCCATCGCTCCCCAGCGTTGGCGAACACAGCCTCGCTGTCCGAGGCTGACAGCTCCTCCGTGGACATGTTGAACAACGGAGTTCACTCCAGCTGTTCTCTAACCGTCGCCAGTGTAGCTACACCGCGTGACgggctgtttgttttcttacgCTGCGCAGATAACAACAGAGGATCAGCGTCGAAGAAACAGGTGCATCGCCATCTTGAGAAGGATGATTCATACGTCAAAACGTAAGCACGTCAAGTTACCAGGACGTAACAAGCGAGACATCGGACATACAACGTGTTGGCCTTCAAAATAATAGCTGTACTTTAAGTCCAATTTCAGGCGATGCTAATTGGAAGGACATGTCGATATTCTTCACGTAAGTAAAAGAAGCATCTGCATGTTTACAAGTAAAATGTCTGCATTCGAACAGACAGTATATTCTCAAAATATTTTGAGAATTTACCCAGCATTTTTATCTGTTAATACTTCAACATAATAATGTTGTACTGTTAAATGTTACTATATGCAGTCTGTGTTGTACTGGTTAAGAATgagatttaatttgaatttaaagtcacatttttggGATAGAAGtggaaagagacacaaacactacaCTACCTACTACAAAATAAACGGAAAAGGAGACGTTTGTTATTGTAGTAGTTGATagtttattttggaaatgtgtAATCGGAAGTTCCGATTTTTCTTTCGACCGATTTTCACAGTGTTCCCATAATCCCACGCAGTAGACGGAAATCTCTATAAAACTcgacataaaaaaaaccctACTCAAACAATGCAACGTCAACCCTAAAATAGCCTGTTCCATCCCGGAagtaatgattaaaaaacagtTCGTCACCTGTTACAGGAAAATGCACCTGTTGTATGTAACAGGTGTTTTTTAATCCCTTTCTgaatatttttcaaattaatatttttgatgTTGCGAAGTTATACACACATTTGGGATCAtgcaaaatattcattttatgaTAAATATTGAGATTTATAAATGACAGGACATATAAACAATATAAACTCTTCAAATTAATTCTATAATGAAGGCTGTTTGTCGTAACAGAGGCCATACATTTACACTACAATGAATGATGTGACACGTTTTAATGTTGTCATCCCTTGTTTATTGGTTTCATTTGAAGTGCAGAGACATCTGTCACATTCAAATGTCAAGTTGCACCAAGCATGAATTATTTGGTTTCTGCCTTAAATTAACAGACGGGAAAAAGATAATTATCCATTAGATATGAAgccacaaaatattttttttatttttatttatacatatagtTTTATGAAGGTCACACAGTTCAACTTCAGACTCAACTGTTTATGAGGTGGAATATCACAGCAGCCCGTGTTTGTCACTTTCAGAATTACAAAAGAAGCACAGCTGTTTATTGATTATTGATAATGAAGTGCAATTTGCAAACCAGACAACTGCAGAAGAACAGAAGCACAGAAACAGATGACACAGTAATTAAAACCATGTTACCTATGGAGTGTTTCAACTGTACCCTTTGTTGTGCTTTGAATAACAATGATCTGTATTTGGTAGCTGTCCACTTATATCAGGCATGTCTAATGCATGCAGAAAATAATGTCAGctatgtttgttgttgttgttgttttacagaATTAGagctctttttttgttgtcaggtgATCTGTACCACCAGTCCCAGGGAAGCCCCGTGTTCTTGGTGCAGCTTGCGCCAGAGCAGGTGTAGCCAGTGGGGCAGCAGTGCTTCATGTCGCTGCAGCACACTGCCTGTAGGGGGGGACAAAAGGTTGAGAGGACCTGGTTAGACTGCCATCAACTAATTCTGAATTAAGTACAATGAAGGAAGAGGGAGTGAGTTATCATTCATACATTAGGAGTTGGACAGCAGCCCCATGTAGTGGCGGAAGTCCTGCAGCAGGTCTGGCCGTCTTTGCAGCTGGTCTTATCGTCACACGGGACGTCTTTTTGGTTTAACGGGGTGAGCTGGGTCTGTGGCGCGACCCAGCCAAGCCCCGTGTTCTTGGTGCAGCTTGCGCCAGAGCAGGTGTAGCCAGCGGGGCAGCAGTGCTGCATGTCACTGCAGCACACCGCCTGCAGGGACGACAAAAATAGGTAGATAAATGTAGGATGAAAAGATCAGGTGCTTTATCAGTCACCTGTTTCTTTCTGGCATTAGCTCATTAATAGTTTGCAAAAATGAAAGTAACAATTCTTAAGTATGAACAGGTACGAAGGAAAGTAAGGAAATATTGCCCccaattttcattattttccatttggaGTGTTCTcttattatttgttatattaTAGTCAAGCTGGAGCTAATCTTCTCTGAATAATGTTGATTAGATTTATCTCCACAATCACTATAGGGTTATTATTAATGTGCACTGTTGATGACTGGACTTGAAGCAGTTGATATAATTTTATCATGTacctgcttttaaaaaaagaatagtaagaaattaatttaatctaaCACTGTGATAAATTTTGCATCCAGCCTATGTTTTCAATGCTTCGTTCAGGTGTTCACTGACTGTCCTCGAGTCTGCCTGACATATAAAATGAGGGAAGTGGGTGTGAGTTATCAATCATACATTAGGAAGTGGACAGCAGCCCCATGTAGTGGCGGAAGTCCTGCAGCAGGTCTCGCCATCTTTGCAGCTGGTCTTATCGTCACATGGGACATCTTTTTGGTTTAACGGGATGAGCTGGGTCTGTGGCGCGACCCAGCCAAGCCCCGTGTTCTTGGTGCAGCTTGCGCCAGAGCAGGTGTAGCCAGCGGGGCAGCAGTGCTGCATGTCACTGCAGCACACCGCCTGCAGGGACGACAAAAATAGGTAGATAAATGTAGGATGAAAAGATCAGGTGCTTTATCAGTCACCTGTTTTTTCTGGCATTAGCTCATTAATAGTTTGCAAAAATGAAAGTAACAATTCTTAAGTATGAACAGGTACGAAGGAAAGTAAGGAAATATTGCTTccaattttcattattttccatttggaGTGTTCTcttattatttgttatattaTAGTTAAGCTGGAGCTAATTTTCTCTGAATAATGTTGATTAGATTTATCTCCATGATCACTATAGGGTTATTATTAATGTGCCATGTTGATGACTGGACTTGAAGCAGTTGATATAATTTTATCATGTACCTGcttttaaaataagaatattaAGAAATTCCTTTAGATTGATAAaataaaggaggagaaagggagttATCAATCATACATTAGGAAGTGGACAGCAGCCCCATGTAGTGGCGGAAGTCCTGCAGCAGGTCTCGCCATCTTTGCAGCTGGTCTTATCGTCACATGGGACATCTTTTTGGTTTAACGGGATGAGCTGGGTCTGTGGCGCGACCCAGCCAAGCCCCGTGTTCTTGGTGCAGCTTTCGCCAGAGCAGGTGTAGCCAGCGGGGCAGCAGTGCTGCATGTCACTGCAGCACACCGCCTGCAGGGACGACAAAAATAGGTAGATAAATGTAGGATGAAAAGATCAGGTGCTTTATCAGTCACCTGTTTTTTCTGGCATTGGCTCATTAATAGTTTGCAAAAATGAAAGTACAATTCTTAAGTATGAACAGGTACGAAGGAAAGTAAGGAAATATTGCTTccaattttcattattttccatttggaGTGTTCTcttattatttgttatattaTAGTTAAGCTGGAGCTAATCTTCTCTGAATAATGTTGATTAGATTTATCTCCATGATCACTATAGGGTTATTATTAATGTGCCATGTTGATGACTGGACTTGAAGCAGTTGATATAATTTTATCATGTACCTGcttttaaaataagaatattaAGAAATTCCTTTAGATTGATAAaataaaggaggagaaagggagttATCAATCATACATTAGGAAGTGGACAGCAGCCCCATGTAGTGGCGGAAGCCCTGCAGCAGGTCTGGCCGTCTTTGCAGCTGGTCTTATCGTCACACGGgacatctttttgttttaacgGGATGAGCTGGGTCTGTGGCGCGACCCAGCCAAGCCCTGTGTTCATGGTGCAGCTTGCGCCAGAGCAGGTGTAGCCAGCAGGGCAGCAGTGCTGCATGTCGCTGCAGCACACCGCCTGCAAGGACAGCAGACAGAGATGTTAGTACAGAAATATTgtcttcaaactttatttaaaaaatactcaTTGTGGTTTCTTTTGGAGTCTTTTaacctgagaccctgcgtcctcatgtggggacattaagttttaggttttattgcagctaattctgcttcatttaaacccattgttcTCATTAGTGGACACGTTAGTCTGcaatctagtggtagcaaagtttaataattaatgtttccagtttgatatgacatgcatatttttgctaattagcaagtgaggacgttgggacttcattgtttgcaagtAGGTCTTTGCACAGGTacgttcaggtattaaaataaacagttttatattttgtcacacattagtgacttctttataatagaaacaatgaaataatcccagtgttcacatatgaggacaatttatgttttgttttttcaaaaactactacttcctgttcacagatgatgcttgtttttatatgtcttaGATAATTAACATGTAAGCAGGGTTTTAATCTTAGAGTTAGGGTACAGCTCATTTTTACTACTTAAGTTTGATGAGTCACTTCTCTAACAGCTGTGCTCAGCTCTGCACACTTCAAATAAAGCAGAAGACAGGGAGTTGTCACTCATACATTAGGAAGTGGACAGCAGCCCCAGGTAGTGGCGGAAGTCCTGCAGCAGGTTTCTCCGTCTTTGCATCTGGTCTCATTGTCACACTGGACGTCTTCATATTTCCCTGGGCTGACCTGGGCTTGGGACTCAGATAGATACACCGGTGTCAAAGGGATGGTCTCCAGCTGCAGCATGATGACCTTCTGACAGGACTTGGAGACGATGTTACAGGCAAAACCCTGAGGGCAGCAGTGCTCCATATCTTGGCAGCACACAGCCTGCACACACAGCATGCAGACGTTTAGTTCAAATGGCCTTATTTTACACTGATGCATCTAATATACTGATCATGCAAGTTATATTTTCATGCCAAACCTCCTCCTACTGCTCTCTCCATACTACACTCACATTTTTGAGTGGGCAGCAGCCCCACTTGCCCGACAACAGCTGGCAGCAGGTGGTGTCTGTGGGACACTGATCCACACTGCTGCACTTCACGGAGACGGGATCGTCCTGGACGCTGATGGTGGCTGGTATCTTGGTGTACCACGGGATCACGACTTCCCCTTTGATACATGACGTGGCACCCTCATTGCACTTGTAGTTAGTGGGGCAGCAGTGGTTCCCATCGGCGCAGCACACCGCCTGGGGagagaagtgaaggaggaagtgCTGATTTCACATCTTGTATCTCAGTTCATCTTTTCATTGTAAAAAATAGCCAAACCAGAttatgaaaaagaaagcagttttcctgttgttcttttagtagttttgaGAATCAGACTTTCATGTTAATTACAGGAAATGTACATATAGATTTTTTCTCCCagttaaattaacacaaaaagtaaaacaaactaCTTTCTCCACGTCTGTTTTCACTTCTGCTCGAAGCAAAGCTCACCTCAGGCAGTGGGCAACAGCCCCACCTCTTAGACGCTTCCATGAAGCAGCAGGTGGTGTGCTCAGGGCAGCTAGCACTGGTGTGAGGGCCACAAGAAATCCTGCCCTCTGTTTCTTCCATTACCTCCTGCACCTCTGGCACCATCGTTTTCTCCTCCTGCGTTGTGCTGGATACCTGGGTTGTAGTTGAAACTGTAGTGGGTGCCGCAGTAGAAAATGCAGGGATCTTCTCATTCGTGGGTGCTGAGCCTGAGGTGCCCTGACAGGTGAATGTGTCCAGGTCACAGGTGGTGCCAGTAGGGCAGCAGTGTTCATGGTCGTCGCAGCAGACGGCCTTTAACACGAAATGAAGGCATTATAACTTAAAAGATACATCTGCTTTACTGCCAAAacttagatttaaaaaaataaaataaaatgcactgcacTTGTGTTTAtacaatgtatttaaatgtaaaaaaacaaaatagcagCTTAAAGCTTTGCTCTGTCTACAGGTGACTAATGCTGCCCTCATTACCCCTAAGGCTCATAAATAAACGGACGCTATCCTGAGTTAACAGGCTACTGGTAAAAGCTGCACAgcaaccacacaaacaacaggATAGTGCTGCTTTGTCTCCATTTCCTCAAATGCTGAACAGTTCCTTTAGAGATATGACATGTGATGTACCACACTGTATGTAGTTTGCAAACTCTCACTCTTGTTTTGTACAAATcctcacaaatatatatatattttttttggtatattGGACAGTTCTTAGTATTAACCTGAGGTAGAGGACAGCATGCCCAGGAGCCATCTTTAGTTTTGGTGCAGGTGTTGCCATTGGGACAAGCTGTTGTAGCATTGCAGAGGACACCATtggctggaaaacacaaatagaaacacaaatatcacaACTGGCTTGGCCACTTTTGTAATACAGGTTTTTGTAACTTGTTGCACATTGGCATACTGCGACAAGCAAATACACTGAAGTCAGGAGAAATACAGCTCAGTTCATGTTAGCCCCCACAGAACTGCCACTGCTGTACCAACCATGTTTAAACATAGAAGGAATTTATTAAACTAAACAGGAAATAACTGCACGTAATGCACGCGCCCTCATTCAAACGAATGCAGCCAATACAAATATCATAAAATCAAAACTCAGAAAGTCTCTTAGAAAATATGTACCGTAAACTATTAAAAGATACTTGAGAGTTTAGTGGCGCCTGAAAGCAGAAGTATCTGTTTCACATCGTGTGTTTTACAACACATTGTCTACTGTGTATACTGCCAGTGTAACTGAGTGCAAGATTGCGATCTCACCGCCAGCTGCCTTAGTAACAGATGActccacagaagaagaaactgtatTGGCTGTGGGGACTTGAGGGATTTTTTCTGTTCCAGCTTCATGAACCGTTTGTGCAGTCACATGGTCACCCTCTGAAACAACAATGAACAAGGgtcaaacaagaaaaactacTGCTTAATCGGAACAGTGAAGTAAATTGTGTGTTCA
This genomic interval carries:
- the grna gene encoding granulin a isoform X3: MQRWAVICWALLALVGAEECPDGGRCEAGETCCHDPRNGYECCPFEQAECCGDHDHCCPAHTICNAATSSCVNATVSIPWVERTCADQPRLKSFRMIKAYMGEDDDNICPDQSRCPAEFSCLKALTRFGCCPLAQGVSCSDGKHCCPEGHQCSVDSRSCIKKEAVTTVLCKDGVSECPDGSTCCENPEGKWGCCPLPRAVCCSDKAHCCPEATTCDLAHSKCISLSTKKEMPMWAKLPARIRAEWENQKEGDHVTAQTVHEAGTEKIPQVPTANTVSSSVESSVTKAAGANGVLCNATTACPNGNTCTKTKDGSWACCPLPQAVCCDDHEHCCPTGTTCDLDTFTCQGTSGSAPTNEKIPAFSTAAPTTVSTTTQVSSTTQEEKTMVPEVQEVMEETEGRISCGPHTSASCPEHTTCCFMEASKRWGCCPLPEAVCCADGNHCCPTNYKCNEGATSCIKGEVVIPWYTKIPATISVQDDPVSVKCSSVDQCPTDTTCCQLLSGKWGCCPLKNAVCCQDMEHCCPQGFACNIVSKSCQKVIMLQLETIPLTPVYLSESQAQVSPGKYEDVQCDNETRCKDGETCCRTSATTWGCCPLPNAVCCSDMQHCCPAGYTCSGASCTMNTGLGWVAPQTQLIPLKQKDVPCDDKTSCKDGQTCCRASATTWGCCPLPNAVCCSDMQHCCPAGYTCSGASCTKNTGLGWVAPQTQLIPLNQKDVPCDDKTSCKDGETCCRTSATTWGCCPLPNAVCCSDMQHCCPAGYTCSGASCTKNTGLGWVAPQTQLTPLNQKDVPCDDKTSCKDGQTCCRTSATTWGCCPTPNAVCCSDMKHCCPTGYTCSGASCTKNTGLPWDWWYRSPDNKKRALIL
- the grna gene encoding granulin a isoform X1, whose protein sequence is MQRWAVICWALLALVGAEECPDGGRCEAGETCCHDPRNGYECCPFEQAECCGDHDHCCPAHTICNAATSSCVNATVSIPWVERTCADQPRLKSFRMIKAYMGEDDDNICPDQSRCPAEFSCLKALTRFGCCPLAQGVSCSDGKHCCPEGHQCSVDSRSCIKKEAVTTVLCKDGVSECPDGSTCCENPEGKWGCCPLPRAVCCSDKAHCCPEATTCDLAHSKCISLSTKKEMPMWAKLPARIRAEWENQKEGDHVTAQTVHEAGTEKIPQVPTANTVSSSVESSVTKAAGANGVLCNATTACPNGNTCTKTKDGSWACCPLPQAVCCDDHEHCCPTGTTCDLDTFTCQGTSGSAPTNEKIPAFSTAAPTTVSTTTQVSSTTQEEKTMVPEVQEVMEETEGRISCGPHTSASCPEHTTCCFMEASKRWGCCPLPEAVCCADGNHCCPTNYKCNEGATSCIKGEVVIPWYTKIPATISVQDDPVSVKCSSVDQCPTDTTCCQLLSGKWGCCPLKNAVCCQDMEHCCPQGFACNIVSKSCQKVIMLQLETIPLTPVYLSESQAQVSPGKYEDVQCDNETRCKDGETCCRTSATTWGCCPLPNAVCCSDMQHCCPAGYTCSGASCTMNTGLGWVAPQTQLIPLKQKDVPCDDKTSCKDGQTCCRASATTWGCCPLPNAVCCSDMQHCCPAGYTCSGESCTKNTGLGWVAPQTQLIPLNQKDVPCDDKTSCKDGETCCRTSATTWGCCPLPNAVCCSDMQHCCPAGYTCSGASCTKNTGLGWVAPQTQLIPLNQKDVPCDDKTSCKDGETCCRTSATTWGCCPLPNAVCCSDMQHCCPAGYTCSGASCTKNTGLGWVAPQTQLTPLNQKDVPCDDKTSCKDGQTCCRTSATTWGCCPTPNAVCCSDMKHCCPTGYTCSGASCTKNTGLPWDWWYRSPDNKKRALIL
- the grna gene encoding granulin a isoform X2, with the protein product MQRWAVICWALLALVGAEECPDGGRCEAGETCCHDPRNGYECCPFEQAECCGDHDHCCPAHTICNAATSSCVNATVSIPWVERTCADQPRLKSFRMIKAYMGEDDDNICPDQSRCPAEFSCLKALTRFGCCPLAQGVSCSDGKHCCPEGHQCSVDSRSCIKKEAVTTVLCKDGVSECPDGSTCCENPEGKWGCCPLPRAVCCSDKAHCCPEATTCDLAHSKCISLSTKKEMPMWAKLPARIRAEWENQKEGDHVTAQTVHEAGTEKIPQVPTANTVSSSVESSVTKAAGANGVLCNATTACPNGNTCTKTKDGSWACCPLPQAVCCDDHEHCCPTGTTCDLDTFTCQGTSGSAPTNEKIPAFSTAAPTTVSTTTQVSSTTQEEKTMVPEVQEVMEETEGRISCGPHTSASCPEHTTCCFMEASKRWGCCPLPEAVCCADGNHCCPTNYKCNEGATSCIKGEVVIPWYTKIPATISVQDDPVSVKCSSVDQCPTDTTCCQLLSGKWGCCPLKNAVCCQDMEHCCPQGFACNIVSKSCQKVIMLQLETIPLTPVYLSESQAQVSPGKYEDVQCDNETRCKDGETCCRTSATTWGCCPLPNAVCCSDMQHCCPAGYTCSGESCTKNTGLGWVAPQTQLIPLNQKDVPCDDKTSCKDGETCCRTSATTWGCCPLPNAVCCSDMQHCCPAGYTCSGASCTKNTGLGWVAPQTQLIPLNQKDVPCDDKTSCKDGETCCRTSATTWGCCPLPNAVCCSDMQHCCPAGYTCSGASCTKNTGLGWVAPQTQLTPLNQKDVPCDDKTSCKDGQTCCRTSATTWGCCPTPNAVCCSDMKHCCPTGYTCSGASCTKNTGLPWDWWYRSPDNKKRALIL
- the grna gene encoding granulin a isoform X4 — its product is MQRWAVICWALLALVGAEECPDGGRCEAGETCCHDPRNGYECCPFEQAECCGDHDHCCPAHTICNAATSSCVNATVSIPWVERTCADQPRLKSFRMIKAYMGEDDDNICPDQSRCPAEFSCLKALTRFGCCPLAQGVSCSDGKHCCPEGHQCSVDSRSCIKKEAVTTVLCKDGVSECPDGSTCCENPEGKWGCCPLPRAVCCSDKAHCCPEATTCDLAHSKCISLSTKKEMPMWAKLPARIRAEWENQKEGDHVTAQTVHEAGTEKIPQVPTANTVSSSVESSVTKAAGANGVLCNATTACPNGNTCTKTKDGSWACCPLPQAVCCDDHEHCCPTGTTCDLDTFTCQGTSGSAPTNEKIPAFSTAAPTTVSTTTQVSSTTQEEKTMVPEVQEVMEETEGRISCGPHTSASCPEHTTCCFMEASKRWGCCPLPEAVCCADGNHCCPTNYKCNEGATSCIKGEVVIPWYTKIPATISVQDDPVSVKCSSVDQCPTDTTCCQLLSGKWGCCPLKNAVCCQDMEHCCPQGFACNIVSKSCQKVIMLQLETIPLTPVYLSESQAQVSPGKYEDVQCDNETRCKDGETCCRTSATTWGCCPLPNAVCCSDMQHCCPAGYTCSGASCTKNTGLGWVAPQTQLIPLNQKDVPCDDKTSCKDGETCCRTSATTWGCCPLPNAVCCSDMQHCCPAGYTCSGASCTKNTGLGWVAPQTQLTPLNQKDVPCDDKTSCKDGQTCCRTSATTWGCCPTPNAVCCSDMKHCCPTGYTCSGASCTKNTGLPWDWWYRSPDNKKRALIL